The Alteromonas mediterranea DE genome contains the following window.
GCCTCAACAATAGGCGCTAAATGCGTATCGATAAACACTTTCTCACGGTCAAAAATATCAATGTGATGTTCGGTCACTTCACCGTGAATAAGTAACAACAAGCCTTGTTCTTGCATGGCTTGAAACACAGGGTATAAAGCCTGAATACCTTTTACAGCGGCATCTGAGTTTGTGGTGGCGCCTGCTGGATAAAGCTTACACGCGGTAACGCCTGCCTGTTTTGCATCAATAATATCCTGCGGCGTGGTTTGATTCGTAAGAAACAGCGTCATAAGTGGCTCAAAGCTGCTCCCGTTTGGACGAGCCGCTTCAATACGCGACTTATAAGCCATTGCCATTTCGGCATTGACCACCGGCGGTACAAGGTTTGGCATAACAATAGCGCGCTGAAAACAACGCGCAGTCGCAGGGACCGTCTCTGCCAGCATTTCGTTATCGCGAAAGTGAAGGTGCCAGTCATCTGGCGTAGTAATGGTGAGGGTTTGCATGCCGAGTCTCTCTTAGTACCTAATCAAACAGCGTCTATGCGCGCAATAATAACACAATTAACTTATTGCGCGCAGAACAACTCGACTGAAAAAGCGCTATGCGTCTACTTGCCCATGCTCTACCCATATCAGCTTGCTTACGTCATATCCAGCCGCCGTGGCTTTCTCTAGTAGCTGAGCGCGAACGTTCTTCGATATTGAAGGCGTGCGCGCTAAAATCCACAAGTAATCTTTGTCAGGCCCAGTTATCAGTGCGTACTGATAGTCTTCTTTGTCTAGTTCCATAATGACGTAACTGGCGTAAAAGGGGCCAAAAAACGACACTTTAAGGTGCCCCGTTGAAGCTGACTCTACAAAGTATGCTTTGCCCTCGGCTTCATCCCATGTGCCGGCTTCTTTTGAATACCCACGATTGATAACCTTAACGCCCCCGTCGTCGCGCATGCTATAGGTTGCAGTGACTTCTGTTAATCCTTCTTCAAAGCTATGGTCAAACCGGGCTATTTCATACCATTCCCCCAGATACCGAGGTAGTTCGAAGCCTTGAATGGGTTTAACTTTATCAGGTACGCCTGTGCACCCCGATAAGCCGGCAAGCAAAACGCTCATTAAGAACCCGACACCGATTTTCTTAAACATACACACTCTCCACTGCGATATAATACGGTTATAAACTGATAACGCTAAATTACCTGTTGTGATCTAAAACAATTTTACTGCACCATAAACACTTAGGTTAGCTGTCGAAGTACGAAATAAACTCATCTAATCTCGCTTCTATTATGGGATAGCCCATATTACATTGCCTAATATATTGGCAATGAGTGAATACGGGTACTAAGTGAGCTTAACGTCTTATCCATTTGCTGCCGTCTTACAAGGAGGAGAACAAATGAATGAACATTTCCCACATGCAAGCCGCTTGATTTATGGATGCATGGGCTTAGGGGGCGGTTGGAATAATTCGCCAGTTACTGAAGCCGATATTACACAAGCACGCTCGGTCATAGACACGGTTTTAGACCTCAACATCAACGTTTTTGACCACGCTGACATTTATACATTTGGAAAAGCAGAAATCGCTTTTGGCGAAGCGTTAAAAGCTGCACCTAGTTTAAGAGATAACATGATTATCCAATCTAAGTGTGCAATACGTTTTGACGATGATTTGGGACCAAAGCGCTACGATTTTTCGGCCAACCATATCCATAACTCTGTAGAGGGTATTCTTACCCGGCTTGGCATTGAGCAATTAGATACGTTGCTACTTCACCGTCCAGACCCTCTTATGGAGTTAGAAGAGGTGGCGGGCACACTTCAGCTACTTCAACAACAAGGGAAGATTAAGCACGTGGGCGTTTCGAACATGCACGGACACCAGATTAACTACCTTCAGTCTGCGCTCTCTACTCCTATTGTTGCCAATCAATTAGAGATGAGCCTTGGCTTTAGAGATTGGCTTGAGGATGGCATTACTACCAACAGCGCTGCTAACCGTAATACGGGTTATGCGCCAGGGACGCTTGAGTACTGCATGCTGAACAACGTACAACTTCAAGCATGGGGTAGCTTAGCCCAAGGAAAGTACACAGGTGCAAAGACAGAAAACAGCGAAGAACGTGCAACCGCTGACCTTGTTGCTCAACTTGCAAGTGAATACCAAACGACGGCCGAAGCGATTGTCTTATCGTGGCTTATGCGACACCCTGCTAACATTGCGCCGGTTTTAGGCAGTACCAATATCGAAAGAATTAAGGCGAGTCAAAAAGCCGTAGATGTTCATCTTAGCCGCGAACACTGGTACAAATTATTTGAAGTAGCGCGCGGACAAGAGATGCCGTAAACCTAAATACGCATATTAAAGGATAAAAAATATGTTAAAAGGCTTTCACCATGTGGCCGTAATATGTAGCGACTATCCCCGCTCGAAAGCGTTTTACACCGACGTACTTGGCTTTACGGTAATTGATGAAAATTATCGAGAAGCCAGGCAGTCTTATAAGTGCGACCTTGCATTACCTGACGGTAGTCAGATTGAACTATTTTCGTTCCCTGATGCGCCTAAAAGACCATCTCGCCCTGAGGCTCAGGGCTTAAGACACCTCGCGTTTAAAGTCGATGCGCTTGATGAAGTGATTCATCAACTAACGAGTAAAGGGGTGGAATGTGAGCCCGTACGCACGGACGAATATACCCAAAAGCGCTTTACGTTTTTCCAGGACCCGGACGGTCTGCCATTAGAGCTTTACGAACTTTAAGTGGCTACAGGTAGAGGTAATAAAATGCCGAAAAACATCAACTGTTCATTCGGCACTTTATTAATGATTGAACGCGTTTAACGCGCGGTTAATACGAAACTAGTCGAGCATTCTCACTTCTCGCTGCGGGAATGGAATATCTATACCGTGCTGTTGCAGCGCATTAAAGACGGCCCGATTTAACGCATAACGGACTTCAAAATGTCTCACTGCGGGCGCCCATACCCGCACTCCGAAGTTAATACTGCTATCGCCAAAATTATCTACGCCTATTGCCGGTGACTTTTCTGCACTAATGCCTTCTACTTGTTCAACAGCGGCGCGAATTACCTTTATGACATCATCTACATTGCTTGAATATGCTACGCCAATCTCAAGCTCTATCAGCATGTTTTCTGCCGAGTTGTGAAGAATCTCTCCCACAATTAATTTGTTGGGAATTTGAATGTGCACGTTATCTTCATCGATAAGGATGGTATAGGGCAGCATGACTTGGTCGACCACGCCTGCAACACCGCGAACCCGAATGGTATCTCCAATAACGAAGGGACGGGTAATAATAATGGTAAAGCCCGCAGCGTAGTTTGCTAGCATGCCTTGAATGGCTAATCCCGCGCCTAAACCGATAGCACCTAATGCGGCGATGAGCGGCGTTACGCTGATCCCCACATTGCCAAGTGCAATTATGATAACGATACCCAATACCGCCAACTTGCACACCCCGCCGGTAAAACGGCTTAGCGTGACGTCGATATTTCTATTGACCATCAGGTTTTCAACCACATGGCCTATTTTATTAGCTACCCACCAGCCAATAAGAAAAATGATGATGGCACCCACAATTTGAAAACTGTAGGTCACGGCAAATTCTACCAGGGTGTCGTAGAGTGCCTGCGCTTGTTTTAATTCATCCATTGAGCGTTATTACGAATGTGAGATGTGAATATTTGAAGCTTAAACAACAACGTGGGGAAAAACCAGTGCCGGTAGCAAGACCGGCACGTGTGAATGTAGGGCTGATAAGCCGATTAAGAAAGGTGTTAGCTAATAGTGAATTTAATTAGCGTATTCGCTTGCTTCAATCTCAGCCAGACGCTCTTTCGTCGGGTTTTTAACATAGTTGTATACCAACCCAACAAATAGCAGCGCAGCAAAGCCTGTCGCCACCATGAATCCGTATTTAGCATCTCCGCCATTCGCGTCACTTACCAAGCCCATGATGAAGGGCCCTGCCGCTGCGCCCGCAGCAGTAAAGAACAAAATTACGCCTGCGACACTACCGTGTTGATGCTTAGGGAAACAGCTTATTCCTTTGGAATTAAAGGTGGGGTAAATAACCGACATAAAGATACCCGTTAGTGGGAATAAGAATAACGCTAGCTGTTTGCCGCCCCATAGCCCTAAACCAAAGCACAATACTATCGCCCCAGTAAATAACATAAGAACCAGTGACCAGTTAAAGTGAGACATCATCCAAATGCCCACAAATCGCCCCGCCGCTCTAAGAATAAAAAAGGCAGTGACTGAATATATTGCCAAGGTTTGTGAGAAACCTTCTGTGTAACAATCGTAAGTTGCTTTCAATGTGGTGGCATCACACACCAGATAGCTTGGCATCCACACATAAATTGCACTTTCCGCCGCAACATATAAAAACGCCCCTATCGAAAAGCCTAATGCATAGGGGTTTTTTACTAACTTAAGGCTTTGGGCAATCGATACTTTTTTCTCGCCCGACTCTGTGTGTCGAGAATAGTCGGGGTACTTAACAAGTAAAGCGCCAATAATAAGTACCGTACAAACGCCACCTGCAATCACATAAAGCCACTGCCACGCTACGCCTTGGTGGATAAGATAAGCAACGATAAGTGGACCAATAATCGCACCCACACCAAAAAATGCCTCGGCTCCATTCATTGTTGCAGTATGTTGTTTAGTGGATGAAGATATATCACCAATTAATGCAAGGGCGCCGGTTTTAAATATGCCAACGGCAACGCCAGAAAGGCTCATTAAACTAACAATCAGCATGAAATCGTTAG
Protein-coding sequences here:
- a CDS encoding lipocalin family protein; its protein translation is MFKKIGVGFLMSVLLAGLSGCTGVPDKVKPIQGFELPRYLGEWYEIARFDHSFEEGLTEVTATYSMRDDGGVKVINRGYSKEAGTWDEAEGKAYFVESASTGHLKVSFFGPFYASYVIMELDKEDYQYALITGPDKDYLWILARTPSISKNVRAQLLEKATAAGYDVSKLIWVEHGQVDA
- a CDS encoding aldo/keto reductase, which codes for MNEHFPHASRLIYGCMGLGGGWNNSPVTEADITQARSVIDTVLDLNINVFDHADIYTFGKAEIAFGEALKAAPSLRDNMIIQSKCAIRFDDDLGPKRYDFSANHIHNSVEGILTRLGIEQLDTLLLHRPDPLMELEEVAGTLQLLQQQGKIKHVGVSNMHGHQINYLQSALSTPIVANQLEMSLGFRDWLEDGITTNSAANRNTGYAPGTLEYCMLNNVQLQAWGSLAQGKYTGAKTENSEERATADLVAQLASEYQTTAEAIVLSWLMRHPANIAPVLGSTNIERIKASQKAVDVHLSREHWYKLFEVARGQEMP
- a CDS encoding MFS transporter, producing the protein MFMMFAMTSDSVGEIIKEVKVAFSVTNAQASLMHSLPMLGIALSGLFLGFLADKLGRKPTIIIGLALFGLACYSFLIANDFMLIVSLMSLSGVAVGIFKTGALALIGDISSSTKQHTATMNGAEAFFGVGAIIGPLIVAYLIHQGVAWQWLYVIAGGVCTVLIIGALLVKYPDYSRHTESGEKKVSIAQSLKLVKNPYALGFSIGAFLYVAAESAIYVWMPSYLVCDATTLKATYDCYTEGFSQTLAIYSVTAFFILRAAGRFVGIWMMSHFNWSLVLMLFTGAIVLCFGLGLWGGKQLALFLFPLTGIFMSVIYPTFNSKGISCFPKHQHGSVAGVILFFTAAGAAAGPFIMGLVSDANGGDAKYGFMVATGFAALLFVGLVYNYVKNPTKERLAEIEASEYAN
- a CDS encoding VOC family protein, with product MLKGFHHVAVICSDYPRSKAFYTDVLGFTVIDENYREARQSYKCDLALPDGSQIELFSFPDAPKRPSRPEAQGLRHLAFKVDALDEVIHQLTSKGVECEPVRTDEYTQKRFTFFQDPDGLPLELYEL
- a CDS encoding mechanosensitive ion channel family protein — protein: MDELKQAQALYDTLVEFAVTYSFQIVGAIIIFLIGWWVANKIGHVVENLMVNRNIDVTLSRFTGGVCKLAVLGIVIIIALGNVGISVTPLIAALGAIGLGAGLAIQGMLANYAAGFTIIITRPFVIGDTIRVRGVAGVVDQVMLPYTILIDEDNVHIQIPNKLIVGEILHNSAENMLIELEIGVAYSSNVDDVIKVIRAAVEQVEGISAEKSPAIGVDNFGDSSINFGVRVWAPAVRHFEVRYALNRAVFNALQQHGIDIPFPQREVRMLD